One window from the genome of Aeromonas sp. FDAARGOS 1405 encodes:
- the araD gene encoding L-arabinonate dehydratase: protein MSFNSENLAKLDISALRSQRWYAPDTIRAFAHRQRSQQSGLNRDEFMGKPVIGIINTWSEMSPCHSHLRERAEAVKRAVWAAGGYPVELPALSVGEVLVKPTTMLYRNFLAMEAEELLRQHPIDGAVLLGGCDKSTPALLMGAISMDLPVIFCPAGPMSSGKWRGHVTGAGTHTKKFWDQLRLGAITQHDWIELEGAMTRSIGTCNTMGTASTMTSIADAMGFMLPGASSIPAADSRHVQMAAQCGQIIVDMVWHDHKPSRWLTRANFLNGVVAYMALGGSTNAAIHMIAMANRAGINLTLEDMESVAREVPVLANLFPSGDQLMEEFFFAGGLMAQLKKVESFLHLDAIGVTNRPVAQWIANATCYDDNVIRSLDNPVVPLSRGCALTVLRGNLCPNGAVMKSSAAKPELRHHKGPAIVFDSHQELSDRIDDPALEVTKESVIILRNAGPVGAPGMPEWGNLPIPKKLLQQGVTDMVRISDARMSGTHYGTCILHVAPEAAIGGPLALVRTGDLIELDIANGRLNMLVSDEELAERRRTLKPVHKVYERSYAALYQQHVTQADQGCDFDFLQAGSKVPEPPIF from the coding sequence ATGTCATTCAACAGTGAAAACCTGGCCAAGCTCGATATCTCGGCGCTGCGTAGCCAACGCTGGTATGCCCCCGACACCATCCGTGCCTTCGCCCACCGTCAACGCAGTCAGCAAAGTGGCTTGAACCGCGACGAATTCATGGGCAAGCCCGTGATCGGGATCATCAATACCTGGAGTGAAATGAGCCCCTGCCATAGCCACCTGCGTGAGCGCGCCGAGGCCGTCAAACGAGCTGTCTGGGCCGCGGGGGGCTACCCCGTTGAATTGCCCGCGCTGTCGGTCGGGGAAGTATTGGTCAAGCCGACCACCATGCTCTATCGCAACTTTCTGGCGATGGAGGCAGAAGAGCTGCTGCGCCAGCATCCGATCGATGGGGCCGTGCTGCTCGGCGGTTGCGACAAATCCACGCCAGCCCTGCTGATGGGTGCCATTTCGATGGACTTGCCGGTGATCTTCTGCCCCGCCGGCCCCATGTCGAGCGGCAAATGGCGCGGCCATGTCACCGGTGCCGGTACCCATACCAAGAAGTTCTGGGACCAATTGCGCTTGGGGGCCATTACCCAGCATGACTGGATCGAGCTGGAGGGGGCGATGACTCGCTCCATCGGCACCTGCAATACCATGGGCACGGCATCCACCATGACCTCCATCGCCGATGCCATGGGCTTTATGTTGCCGGGGGCCAGCTCCATCCCCGCCGCTGACTCACGACACGTCCAGATGGCAGCCCAATGCGGCCAAATCATCGTCGACATGGTGTGGCATGATCACAAACCTTCCCGCTGGCTGACCCGAGCCAACTTCCTCAATGGCGTAGTGGCCTACATGGCGCTCGGCGGCTCCACCAATGCCGCGATCCACATGATTGCGATGGCCAACCGGGCAGGCATCAACCTCACTCTGGAAGACATGGAGTCGGTAGCACGGGAAGTCCCTGTGCTGGCCAATCTGTTTCCCTCTGGTGATCAGTTGATGGAGGAGTTCTTCTTCGCCGGCGGTCTGATGGCCCAGCTGAAAAAGGTGGAGTCATTCCTCCACCTCGATGCGATCGGGGTCACCAATCGTCCCGTTGCACAGTGGATTGCCAACGCGACATGTTATGACGACAACGTGATCCGCTCGCTCGATAACCCTGTGGTACCGCTCTCCCGTGGATGTGCATTGACAGTATTGCGCGGCAATCTGTGCCCCAACGGGGCTGTGATGAAATCATCTGCCGCCAAACCCGAACTGCGCCACCACAAGGGCCCTGCCATCGTCTTCGACAGCCATCAAGAGCTCTCGGATCGCATCGATGACCCCGCCCTGGAGGTAACCAAGGAATCAGTGATTATCCTGCGCAATGCCGGCCCGGTCGGCGCGCCGGGCATGCCGGAGTGGGGCAACCTGCCGATCCCGAAAAAGCTGCTGCAACAAGGCGTCACCGACATGGTGCGGATTAGCGATGCCCGCATGTCCGGTACTCACTATGGCACCTGTATCCTGCACGTTGCCCCTGAAGCGGCCATTGGTGGCCCACTGGCACTGGTACGTACCGGTGACCTCATCGAGCTCGATATCGCCAATGGCCGCCTCAACATGCTGGTCAGTGATGAAGAGCTGGCCGAGCGCCGCCGCACGCTCAAACCGGTACACAAAGTTTATGAACGCTCTTATGCCGCACTCTATCAACAACATGTGACCCAGGCCGATCAGGGCTGTGACTTCGATTTCCTCCAGGCTGGCAGCAAAGTGCCCGAGCCCCCGATTTTCTAA
- a CDS encoding glycoside-pentoside-hexuronide (GPH):cation symporter: MTYRNVASDRLAWQEKMAYGVGDLGYNFLLNCTTLYLLIFLTDVAAIPAAWAGAIFLVSKFFTACTDLVTGSVLDNRSELGPRGKFRPFLLWTIVPLALINTALFTSVELPVIAKTVLFTLLFMMFGAFYSFGNASYGAMVPALTKRLQDRAELAAWRQGGANTGLLLCSVGFMPLVLLFDKPQVGYSVAVLIYSVMGAAAVLFCYSRVRERHVLPSVVNESGFSAVQTNARAVLANRPLGILALANLLTLAAFNTKLIVQVFYAQYVIGDVSMIAYMSFISIGCIYLGVLLVPFAVHRFGKLPVYLAGIGVWICGDLLNYLYSESALDYILFTSLALWGSAFVNSLNWAFISDTVEYGEWKTGIRTEGLVYCSLTFCRKCSAALAGLIPGLVLAWSGYVPNATQSTETQSSIANLMFLYPICALICAAALMLLFYPLTDARYQQIVRELAQRHALASPRRPHHRIHEQSTPSPDSHLLRAGQNGGI, encoded by the coding sequence ATGACATATCGCAATGTGGCAAGTGACCGTCTGGCATGGCAGGAAAAGATGGCCTACGGAGTGGGTGATCTCGGCTATAACTTCCTGCTCAACTGCACAACTCTCTATTTGCTGATCTTCCTGACCGATGTGGCAGCCATTCCGGCAGCATGGGCCGGAGCAATCTTTCTGGTTTCGAAGTTCTTTACCGCCTGCACCGATCTGGTGACCGGCAGCGTGCTGGATAATCGTTCCGAGCTCGGCCCCAGAGGTAAATTTCGCCCCTTCCTGCTCTGGACCATAGTGCCACTGGCTCTTATCAACACCGCCCTGTTTACCAGCGTTGAGCTCCCGGTCATCGCTAAAACAGTGCTGTTTACCCTGCTGTTCATGATGTTTGGTGCCTTTTACAGTTTTGGCAATGCCTCCTATGGCGCCATGGTCCCGGCCCTCACCAAGCGACTCCAGGACCGAGCCGAGCTCGCCGCCTGGCGCCAGGGGGGAGCCAATACCGGATTACTGCTCTGCTCGGTAGGGTTCATGCCGCTGGTATTGCTGTTTGACAAGCCACAGGTCGGCTATAGCGTTGCGGTACTGATTTATTCGGTCATGGGGGCTGCAGCAGTACTCTTTTGCTACAGCAGAGTTCGTGAACGCCATGTGCTGCCATCGGTTGTCAACGAATCGGGGTTTTCGGCAGTACAAACCAACGCACGGGCCGTGCTGGCAAACCGTCCGCTGGGCATCCTGGCGCTGGCCAATCTGCTGACGCTGGCAGCGTTCAACACCAAGCTGATTGTTCAGGTTTTTTACGCCCAATATGTGATTGGCGACGTATCGATGATCGCCTACATGAGCTTCATCAGCATAGGGTGTATCTACCTGGGGGTATTGCTGGTTCCCTTTGCCGTGCACCGTTTTGGCAAACTACCTGTCTATCTGGCCGGTATTGGCGTGTGGATATGCGGTGACCTGCTCAACTACCTCTACAGCGAGAGCGCTCTCGATTACATCCTCTTTACCTCCCTGGCCCTGTGGGGATCCGCTTTCGTCAACAGTCTCAACTGGGCGTTCATCTCTGACACCGTCGAGTATGGGGAATGGAAAACCGGCATCCGCACCGAGGGGCTGGTCTACTGCAGTCTGACCTTCTGCCGCAAATGCTCGGCCGCGCTTGCGGGCCTCATTCCCGGGCTGGTGCTGGCATGGTCAGGCTATGTTCCCAACGCGACGCAAAGCACCGAGACCCAAAGCAGCATCGCTAATCTGATGTTTCTCTACCCGATCTGCGCCCTGATTTGCGCTGCAGCCTTGATGTTGCTGTTCTACCCGCTCACTGATGCCCGCTATCAACAGATCGTCCGGGAGCTGGCACAACGCCATGCCCTTGCTTCTCCCCGGAGACCCCATCACCGGATACATGAGCAATCTACTCCATCGCCTGACAGCCATCTTCTTCGCGCAGGTCAGAATGGGGGAATTTAA
- a CDS encoding glycoside-pentoside-hexuronide (GPH):cation symporter has product MVVQAHIESRLPFREKLAYGVGDFGYNFVLNITTLYLLKFLTDVAGINAAWAGVIFLVAKVFTGFTDLGTGIFLDTRKSFGPRGKFRPMLLWTIVPLFVCNMLLFCNFELDSETKTTLFIVCFMAFGLFFSLGNASYGAMVPSMTKNVQDRAELAAWRQGGANTGLLLATVGFMPIAMLFESQETGYMVAALAYTSVGLAAVLFCYLNVKEHHTIIGNDPDQIVEKPTIKEGLKAVLKNNQLLVLAVANLLTLSAFNVKLTVQVFYAQYILGDVSMVSYMSFVSMGCIYLGVLSVPALVRRFGKKPVYLAGLCLWISGDIANYLFGGTVMSYVLFTSLAFFGTSFVNSLNWAFVSDTVEYGEWKTGTRTEGLVYCGMTFFRKCSQAIAGFVPGFALALVGYMPNVEQTDAAKAGITGLIFIYPASLAIVTALVMALFYTLNEQRYQEIIASLGARRVATTQS; this is encoded by the coding sequence ATGGTTGTTCAGGCGCATATCGAAAGCAGACTGCCTTTTAGGGAAAAACTTGCCTATGGCGTCGGCGATTTTGGTTACAACTTTGTATTGAATATCACCACCCTCTACCTGCTTAAATTTCTGACCGATGTAGCAGGTATCAATGCGGCGTGGGCAGGCGTCATCTTTTTGGTGGCGAAAGTGTTCACCGGCTTCACCGACCTGGGCACCGGCATTTTCCTCGACACCCGCAAGAGCTTCGGACCTCGCGGCAAGTTTCGTCCGATGCTGCTCTGGACCATAGTGCCGCTGTTTGTCTGCAACATGTTGCTGTTTTGCAATTTTGAGCTCGACAGCGAGACCAAGACCACCCTGTTCATCGTCTGCTTTATGGCCTTTGGCCTGTTCTTTAGCTTGGGCAATGCCAGCTATGGCGCCATGGTGCCCTCTATGACCAAAAATGTTCAGGATCGCGCAGAGCTGGCAGCATGGCGTCAGGGCGGAGCCAACACTGGCTTGTTGCTGGCCACCGTCGGTTTCATGCCCATCGCCATGTTGTTTGAATCCCAGGAGACCGGCTACATGGTGGCAGCCCTGGCCTACACCTCGGTCGGCTTGGCGGCGGTACTCTTTTGCTACCTCAACGTCAAAGAACACCACACCATCATAGGTAATGACCCTGACCAGATCGTCGAGAAGCCCACTATCAAGGAGGGGCTCAAGGCGGTACTCAAGAACAACCAGTTGCTGGTGCTGGCAGTAGCCAACCTGCTGACCCTCTCCGCATTCAACGTCAAACTCACCGTGCAGGTCTTCTACGCCCAGTACATTCTGGGTGATGTCTCCATGGTCTCTTACATGAGCTTTGTCAGCATGGGGTGCATCTACCTCGGGGTGTTGTCTGTGCCTGCGCTGGTACGCCGCTTCGGCAAAAAACCTGTCTATCTGGCCGGATTGTGCCTGTGGATCTCCGGCGACATTGCCAACTACCTGTTCGGTGGCACCGTCATGAGTTACGTGCTGTTCACCTCGCTGGCGTTCTTTGGCACCTCTTTCGTCAACAGCCTTAACTGGGCATTTGTCTCAGATACCGTTGAGTACGGTGAGTGGAAAACCGGTACCCGTACCGAAGGCTTGGTCTACTGCGGCATGACCTTCTTTAGAAAGTGTTCGCAAGCTATCGCAGGGTTCGTCCCCGGGTTCGCTCTGGCACTGGTTGGCTATATGCCCAATGTGGAGCAAACCGATGCCGCCAAAGCCGGGATCACCGGACTGATTTTCATCTACCCGGCAAGCCTGGCCATCGTAACGGCACTGGTGATGGCCCTCTTCTACACCCTCAACGAGCAGCGCTATCAAGAGATCATCGCCAGCCTTGGTGCCCGCCGTGTGGCGACCACCCAAAGCTGA
- a CDS encoding HpcH/HpaI aldolase/citrate lyase family protein, translated as MNPFKLAITQGPRPLGTWMMTGSDTVAEAMATVGFDFLVLDQEHVPVDSLDAIRIDRAIRASNPATTPLYRLAWNDTVLIKRALDGGATSLMVPFVNSAAEARKAVEAAYYPPLGKRGFAAVHRASGYGAEPEFVRKAREELCLILQIETPDAIDAMEEMAIEGVTGFFIGPGDMSAAMGHIGNPSHPEVQAKIREGLEKCQRLGLPCGIVGGNPELVNKYQEMGFSFVALGSDMSYLLARAREQLAAIRGERLSISGGEVY; from the coding sequence ATGAATCCGTTCAAACTTGCGATTACTCAAGGTCCACGCCCACTGGGCACCTGGATGATGACTGGCAGCGATACGGTGGCGGAAGCCATGGCGACTGTCGGTTTCGATTTCTTGGTGCTGGACCAGGAACATGTGCCGGTCGATAGCCTGGATGCGATCCGTATCGATCGCGCCATTCGTGCCAGCAACCCGGCCACCACCCCACTCTACCGCCTGGCCTGGAACGACACTGTGTTGATCAAACGGGCGCTTGATGGCGGTGCAACGTCGCTGATGGTGCCGTTTGTCAACAGTGCAGCAGAAGCCCGCAAAGCGGTAGAGGCGGCCTACTACCCTCCCCTAGGCAAACGCGGCTTTGCCGCGGTGCATCGTGCGTCCGGTTACGGTGCCGAACCCGAATTCGTGCGTAAAGCCCGGGAAGAGCTCTGCCTTATCCTGCAAATTGAGACCCCTGACGCCATTGATGCCATGGAAGAGATGGCCATTGAAGGAGTGACCGGCTTCTTTATCGGCCCCGGCGATATGAGCGCAGCCATGGGCCATATTGGCAATCCCTCTCACCCCGAGGTGCAAGCCAAGATCCGTGAAGGGCTGGAGAAGTGCCAGCGCTTGGGATTGCCTTGCGGGATCGTCGGTGGCAACCCCGAGCTGGTGAACAAATATCAAGAGATGGGTTTTAGCTTTGTGGCGCTCGGCTCCGACATGAGTTACCTGCTGGCTCGCGCCCGTGAACAGCTCGCCGCGATCCGGGGGGAACGTCTGAGCATATCCGGTGGCGAGGTTTACTGA
- a CDS encoding GNAT family N-acetyltransferase gives MIDTLDVVQNPSQDDIDFLRDNLIKTNREFVGEQIRRPLAIFYQDDQMRRAGGCSGHTYGNWLYIEYLWVASSLRGRGVGGWLLAAMEQAARERGCCFSQLDTFSFQAKPFYQARGYSVVMTLEKCPVFHQRYYLTKTL, from the coding sequence ATGATTGACACTCTTGACGTTGTGCAAAACCCCAGCCAGGACGACATAGATTTTTTACGAGACAACCTGATCAAAACCAATCGTGAGTTTGTCGGTGAACAGATACGTCGCCCACTTGCCATATTCTATCAGGATGATCAGATGCGTCGTGCCGGAGGATGCAGCGGCCATACCTACGGTAACTGGCTCTATATCGAGTATCTGTGGGTGGCCAGTAGCCTGCGGGGGCGCGGTGTAGGAGGCTGGTTATTGGCGGCGATGGAGCAGGCTGCCCGCGAGCGCGGCTGCTGTTTTTCACAGCTCGATACTTTTAGCTTTCAAGCAAAGCCTTTTTACCAAGCGCGGGGGTATTCAGTCGTCATGACGTTGGAAAAGTGCCCGGTGTTTCATCAACGATATTACTTAACCAAAACCTTGTAG
- a CDS encoding LacI family DNA-binding transcriptional regulator — MSSRSKQTVKLDDVAALAKVSPSTVSLYVRHPDKVKANTGHKIQRAIDELGYVHNKIASQFTAGRSSAMAIIVPSISNITFSTFVQQIEHIVSDAGFQLYIASHDHSMEKEEQQIRSILQWSPAAITLTGAKHSDTTIRMLEHSAVPVVQAWQIGEASPFVAQVGIDHFQVGYDAASYLIRSGCHKIAYFTTRFNDDVRAQSRYSGFCQALETAGMDPLLVEIPYSDNIYPAARELLIKTLLKERKLDGIFASNDTIGTALLMEAIARNIPVPEQLSIIGFGDFPGSGYLAPVTLSSININIHSVASQAASMMLRMAREPDYKGEIIDAGFDLIPRQSTRFVL; from the coding sequence GTGTCCTCGAGAAGCAAACAAACCGTCAAGCTTGATGATGTCGCGGCCCTGGCCAAAGTGTCCCCCTCGACAGTCTCACTTTATGTACGTCATCCAGACAAGGTAAAAGCCAATACCGGCCATAAAATTCAGCGTGCCATTGATGAATTGGGTTATGTGCACAACAAAATTGCCAGTCAGTTTACTGCCGGGCGAAGCTCGGCAATGGCAATTATCGTTCCTTCCATTTCCAATATTACCTTTAGTACCTTTGTCCAACAGATTGAACATATCGTGAGTGATGCAGGTTTTCAGCTCTATATCGCATCTCATGATCACTCCATGGAAAAAGAGGAGCAGCAGATCCGCTCCATTTTACAATGGTCTCCTGCTGCCATAACCCTCACTGGCGCTAAGCACAGTGATACTACGATTCGTATGCTGGAGCACAGTGCGGTGCCTGTGGTTCAAGCATGGCAAATCGGTGAAGCCAGTCCGTTTGTCGCGCAGGTCGGTATCGATCATTTTCAGGTGGGTTACGATGCCGCATCTTACCTGATACGCTCCGGCTGCCATAAAATTGCCTATTTCACGACCCGTTTTAACGATGACGTGCGTGCGCAGAGCCGCTACAGCGGCTTTTGCCAGGCACTTGAGACGGCGGGTATGGATCCCTTGTTGGTCGAAATCCCTTACAGCGACAATATTTATCCCGCCGCGCGCGAGCTACTCATCAAGACACTGCTCAAAGAGCGCAAACTCGACGGCATTTTTGCATCAAACGATACCATTGGTACGGCATTGCTGATGGAGGCGATTGCACGCAATATCCCGGTACCAGAGCAACTCTCTATCATCGGGTTTGGCGACTTTCCAGGCAGCGGTTATCTGGCACCCGTGACCTTGTCCAGTATCAATATCAATATCCACTCTGTTGCCAGCCAGGCTGCATCCATGATGTTGCGGATGGCTCGCGAGCCCGATTATAAAGGCGAGATCATTGATGCCGGATTTGACTTGATCCCCAGACAGAGTACCCGGTTTGTTTTGTGA
- a CDS encoding aldose 1-epimerase, which translates to MKRLHRQSGPLDLELIPELGGAIGKLTWHGREILRSLPDGQNVTVNQGGCFPLVPYSNRIAHGRFHFAGYDYALLRNFGDHPHSIHGNGWQQPWQEGDADDDSVVLTLHHDAQGASAAQWPWPYRATQRFTLQENALHIILTYHNLADHAVPAGLGFHPYFPRAAHAEIQFDAGGVVLNDHKSLPTGLAPLPTQWNYRTWRKPEPASVDNCFHHWSGCARVRWPDEKLMVTLSSPDAPHAILFLPPADRDFIAIEPVSHINDAINNGGFGDPALAMATVPANGQLQISMLLEVSHYA; encoded by the coding sequence ATGAAGAGGCTTCACCGCCAAAGCGGCCCGCTTGATCTGGAGCTCATCCCCGAGCTTGGTGGCGCTATCGGCAAACTGACCTGGCATGGCAGGGAGATCTTGCGCTCCCTGCCCGATGGTCAGAACGTCACAGTCAACCAGGGGGGCTGTTTTCCCCTGGTACCTTACTCCAACCGTATTGCTCATGGACGGTTTCACTTCGCCGGATATGATTACGCCCTGCTGCGTAACTTTGGCGATCATCCCCACTCAATTCATGGCAACGGCTGGCAGCAGCCATGGCAAGAAGGGGATGCAGATGATGACTCTGTCGTGCTGACCCTGCACCATGACGCACAGGGAGCATCCGCGGCGCAATGGCCCTGGCCTTATCGGGCAACTCAGCGCTTCACCCTGCAAGAGAATGCGCTTCATATCATACTCACTTACCACAATCTGGCCGATCACGCTGTCCCGGCTGGGCTGGGCTTTCACCCCTATTTTCCCCGTGCGGCGCACGCCGAGATCCAGTTCGACGCAGGCGGTGTGGTACTCAACGACCACAAGTCCCTGCCCACTGGTCTCGCGCCACTACCGACCCAATGGAACTATCGCACTTGGCGCAAACCTGAACCCGCCAGTGTCGATAACTGCTTCCATCACTGGAGTGGCTGTGCACGGGTGCGCTGGCCAGATGAGAAGCTGATGGTGACCCTGAGCTCACCCGATGCGCCTCACGCCATCCTGTTTCTGCCGCCCGCCGATCGTGACTTCATCGCCATCGAGCCGGTTTCTCATATCAATGATGCCATCAACAACGGTGGCTTTGGTGACCCTGCGCTGGCCATGGCCACTGTGCCAGCCAATGGGCAGTTGCAGATCTCCATGCTGCTTGAGGTTTCTCACTATGCCTAA
- a CDS encoding alpha-glucosidase, translating to MQLEFSSQALTIQHQQQLLFSHQADAPAFYIGKGREKMEIYRGNFDIEDYIESRVALAHIEQVDNNLFVFAPNAFTPALLQVAVVCDGDDVMLYPTILDEAYNRFWVRLPAERKEHVWGCGEQMSYFDLRGRHFPLWTSEPGVGRHPHSEIKWKADVMGKAGGDYYHTNYPQPTFVSSRKYSCHIDTTAYADFDFRHEGFHELQVWAIPQAIELRTAESYLGIIEKLSARFGRQPRLPEWVYKGAILGLKGGEVNTFSRLENALDHGIKVSGLWSEDWCGLRVTSFGKRLFWDWDWQHHQDRYPNLPARIKALNDQGIEFMAYVNPYLCEDGKLFPIAKELGYMALDKDGQVALVDFGEFYCGCIDFTNPDAMAWFRDTVLRKNMLDMGIKGWMADFGEYLPTDNIYLHNGVDAKLMHNAWPTLWAQCNAEAIAMNGQTGDALFFMRAGYTGVQQYCPLLWAGDQCVDFSRHDGLVTVISGALSSGMLGNAYHHSDIGGYTSLFGNRRTKELFDRWVEMAAFTPVMRTHEGNRPDENFQFDQDGSTLAHFARMTRVYCHLTPYLRSLVDEAAEKGYPVQRAMMLHFEHDPETYVIQDQYLYGSELLVAPVHQGDVREWTTYLPAGEQWTHVWSGQRFTGGQRVTLPAPIGQPPVFYRAKSPWTSLFAELKDLA from the coding sequence ATGCAACTCGAATTTTCGTCACAGGCGTTAACGATTCAGCACCAGCAGCAGTTGTTATTTTCTCATCAAGCGGATGCCCCGGCGTTTTATATAGGCAAGGGCCGGGAAAAAATGGAAATTTATCGCGGCAACTTTGACATCGAAGACTACATCGAGTCTCGCGTTGCATTGGCTCATATCGAACAGGTTGACAACAACCTGTTTGTTTTTGCCCCGAATGCCTTTACTCCTGCTTTGCTACAGGTGGCAGTGGTGTGTGATGGCGATGATGTGATGCTTTATCCGACCATACTGGACGAGGCATATAACCGCTTTTGGGTCAGATTGCCGGCCGAACGTAAAGAGCATGTCTGGGGTTGTGGCGAGCAGATGTCCTATTTCGATTTGCGTGGTCGTCACTTTCCGTTGTGGACGTCAGAGCCCGGTGTTGGTCGCCATCCCCACAGCGAGATCAAATGGAAAGCCGATGTGATGGGCAAAGCCGGTGGGGATTACTACCACACCAACTATCCGCAACCCACGTTTGTCTCCTCTCGCAAATACAGCTGCCATATCGACACCACCGCTTATGCCGATTTCGATTTTCGTCACGAAGGGTTTCATGAGCTGCAAGTGTGGGCGATCCCGCAGGCCATCGAGTTGCGCACCGCAGAGAGCTATCTGGGCATTATCGAAAAACTGTCCGCCCGGTTTGGCCGCCAGCCCCGGTTGCCTGAGTGGGTTTACAAGGGGGCGATCCTTGGTCTGAAGGGGGGAGAGGTCAATACCTTCAGTCGTCTGGAAAACGCCCTTGACCATGGTATCAAGGTTTCGGGTCTGTGGAGTGAAGACTGGTGCGGCTTGCGGGTCACCTCGTTTGGCAAGCGCCTGTTCTGGGACTGGGATTGGCAGCACCATCAGGATCGCTACCCCAATCTGCCCGCCAGGATCAAGGCGCTCAATGACCAGGGCATCGAGTTCATGGCCTACGTCAACCCCTACCTGTGTGAAGATGGCAAGCTGTTTCCGATCGCCAAAGAGCTCGGCTATATGGCGCTGGACAAGGATGGTCAGGTTGCGCTGGTCGACTTTGGCGAATTCTATTGCGGCTGTATCGACTTTACCAATCCAGATGCCATGGCCTGGTTCCGTGATACCGTGCTGCGTAAAAACATGCTGGATATGGGGATCAAGGGGTGGATGGCTGACTTTGGCGAGTACCTGCCGACCGATAATATCTACCTGCACAACGGTGTCGATGCCAAGCTGATGCACAATGCCTGGCCGACTCTGTGGGCCCAGTGCAACGCTGAAGCGATCGCGATGAACGGCCAAACCGGTGATGCCCTGTTCTTTATGCGAGCCGGTTACACCGGGGTGCAGCAATACTGCCCGCTACTGTGGGCAGGCGATCAATGTGTCGATTTCAGCCGTCACGATGGTCTGGTCACGGTGATCTCGGGGGCGCTCTCCTCCGGTATGTTGGGGAACGCGTATCACCACTCGGATATCGGTGGCTACACCTCACTGTTTGGCAACCGTCGAACCAAGGAGCTGTTTGACCGCTGGGTTGAAATGGCTGCCTTTACCCCAGTCATGCGTACCCACGAAGGTAACCGCCCTGATGAGAATTTCCAGTTTGACCAGGATGGCAGCACGTTGGCGCATTTTGCCCGGATGACCCGAGTTTATTGCCACCTGACTCCTTACTTGCGTAGCCTGGTGGATGAAGCGGCCGAGAAAGGGTATCCGGTTCAACGTGCCATGATGCTGCATTTTGAACATGATCCCGAGACCTACGTCATACAGGATCAATACCTCTATGGGTCAGAGTTGCTGGTGGCACCGGTTCACCAAGGGGATGTGCGTGAGTGGACAACTTACCTGCCTGCAGGTGAGCAGTGGACGCATGTCTGGAGCGGCCAGCGCTTTACAGGGGGCCAGCGGGTCACTCTGCCTGCACCGATTGGCCAGCCCCCGGTGTTCTATCGTGCCAAAAGTCCTTGGACTTCGCTGTTTGCCGAGCTAAAGGATCTGGCGTAA
- a CDS encoding DUF2982 domain-containing protein, producing the protein METQHIKPLVRRNGLTLIWAGGLITSLMLLLLWLLVEGPVLPAYILLLSGMMMTLIGWLKLNEPPISLSLCQQSLHYHHKYGGWALKWHNIQRIDQPRIHVGWDLQPLPYIGFKIKQYDEFLTLITPRLAVHLLTEQRPVLLHALHNEQPHEQPVHTNDPLQGIDWLEESHFCSPQGLHYDGALAMLAHRMIRMRHLLGYDLLIPVGSLDREPDDFLKLLRQYRQEANVSPLPSSEPHAQ; encoded by the coding sequence ATGGAGACACAACATATAAAGCCTCTGGTCCGCCGAAACGGGCTGACCCTGATCTGGGCCGGGGGGCTCATCACCAGCCTGATGCTATTACTGCTCTGGTTGCTTGTGGAAGGCCCGGTGCTCCCGGCCTATATATTGCTACTGAGTGGCATGATGATGACCTTGATAGGCTGGCTCAAGCTCAATGAACCCCCGATCAGCCTCTCCCTATGCCAGCAATCCCTCCACTATCACCACAAATATGGCGGCTGGGCACTGAAGTGGCACAACATCCAGCGTATCGATCAACCCAGAATCCATGTTGGTTGGGATCTCCAGCCCCTGCCCTATATCGGTTTCAAGATAAAACAGTATGACGAGTTTCTGACCCTGATCACTCCCAGACTGGCCGTGCATCTGTTGACAGAGCAGCGCCCTGTGTTGCTGCATGCCTTGCATAATGAGCAGCCCCATGAGCAGCCTGTGCATACCAATGATCCCTTACAGGGCATCGACTGGCTGGAGGAGAGTCACTTTTGCTCCCCGCAAGGGCTGCACTACGATGGCGCATTGGCCATGCTGGCCCACCGGATGATTCGCATGCGCCACTTGCTCGGTTATGACCTGTTGATCCCGGTAGGCAGCCTGGATCGGGAACCGGACGATTTCCTCAAACTGCTGCGCCAATACCGGCAGGAGGCGAACGTATCTCCACTACCTTCATCAGAGCCACATGCTCAATAA